The proteins below come from a single Limnohabitans sp. 2KL-27 genomic window:
- a CDS encoding TRAP transporter large permease subunit, whose translation MEATFLAQNFVPIMFGGLLVLLLTGFPVAFALAACGLGFGFIGMEAGLFPPSLFQALPLRIFGIMQNDTLLAIPFFTFMGIILQKSGMAEDLLETVGQVFGPVRGGVAIAVILVGALLAATTGVVAAAVISMGLISLPIMLRYGYSRVIATGAITASGTLAQAIPPSLVLIVLADQLGRSVGDMYAGALLPGLLLVGLYVLFIVVVAIFKPAMVPALPPEARIYREANGKSGHVSLMFLMILCVVVGYAWASAHNSIMTAWLDRSQDAPGDEVVIMSMTVASLVALALAIVNRVTGMGLLSKLAEQVTFVLMPPLILIFLVLGTIFLGVATPTEGGAMGALGALILAMGKRRMDKPLMNQALESTAKLASFVLFILIGSTVFSFTFNAADGHIWVEHLFVDMPGGAIGFLIVVNILIFILGCFIDFFEIAFIVIPILAPVAEKILPGLVPGMTPDQAMIWFGVIVAMNLQTSFLTPPFGFALFYLRSVAPKNDYKDRVTGENIKAVTTTEIYKGSIAFIVLQLIMVAAIIMVPSLVTGGLQEGVKVDADAALEQMLESESQTQDDQADDLKPEGEDAPEDDPAKALEADMKAEKK comes from the coding sequence ATGGAAGCGACTTTTTTGGCACAGAACTTTGTGCCCATCATGTTTGGCGGCCTCTTGGTGCTGTTGCTCACCGGTTTTCCGGTGGCTTTTGCCTTGGCCGCTTGTGGTCTGGGATTCGGTTTCATTGGCATGGAGGCCGGGCTGTTTCCGCCCTCTTTGTTCCAGGCCCTGCCGCTGCGCATTTTCGGCATCATGCAAAACGACACTTTGCTGGCCATCCCGTTTTTCACCTTCATGGGCATCATCTTGCAAAAATCCGGCATGGCCGAGGACCTGCTGGAGACCGTGGGCCAGGTGTTTGGTCCGGTGCGCGGTGGCGTGGCCATCGCGGTGATTTTGGTGGGGGCCTTGCTGGCTGCGACCACGGGTGTGGTGGCCGCTGCCGTGATTTCCATGGGCCTGATCTCTTTGCCCATCATGCTGCGCTACGGATACAGCCGGGTGATCGCCACTGGCGCCATCACCGCGTCCGGCACTTTGGCGCAGGCCATTCCTCCTTCCTTGGTCTTGATTGTGCTGGCCGATCAGTTGGGCCGTTCGGTCGGTGACATGTATGCGGGTGCGCTGTTGCCCGGCTTGCTGCTGGTGGGCTTGTATGTGCTTTTCATCGTGGTGGTGGCGATTTTCAAGCCCGCCATGGTGCCAGCTCTGCCGCCAGAGGCGCGCATCTACCGCGAAGCCAATGGCAAATCGGGCCATGTGTCCCTGATGTTCCTGATGATCTTGTGCGTGGTGGTGGGTTATGCCTGGGCCTCGGCACACAACAGCATCATGACGGCATGGTTGGACCGCTCACAAGATGCGCCCGGTGATGAAGTGGTCATCATGTCCATGACCGTAGCCTCTTTGGTTGCACTGGCTTTGGCCATCGTCAACCGCGTCACCGGCATGGGCTTGTTGTCCAAATTGGCCGAGCAGGTCACATTTGTCTTGATGCCCCCGCTGATTTTGATCTTTTTGGTGCTGGGCACCATCTTCCTCGGCGTGGCCACGCCCACCGAAGGCGGTGCGATGGGGGCTTTGGGTGCCTTGATTCTGGCCATGGGCAAGCGCCGCATGGACAAGCCTTTGATGAACCAGGCCTTGGAGAGCACAGCCAAGCTGGCCTCGTTCGTCCTGTTCATCCTGATCGGCTCCACCGTGTTCAGCTTTACCTTCAATGCGGCCGACGGTCACATTTGGGTAGAGCACCTGTTTGTCGACATGCCCGGTGGTGCGATTGGCTTCTTGATCGTGGTGAACATCCTGATTTTCATCCTGGGATGTTTCATTGACTTCTTCGAGATCGCATTCATCGTCATTCCGATCCTGGCCCCAGTGGCTGAGAAAATCTTGCCCGGACTGGTGCCTGGCATGACGCCCGACCAGGCCATGATCTGGTTCGGGGTGATCGTGGCGATGAACCTTCAGACCTCGTTCTTGACGCCACCCTTCGGTTTTGCTTTGTTCTACTTGCGCAGCGTCGCACCCAAGAACGATTACAAAGACCGCGTCACGGGGGAGAACATCAAGGCGGTGACCACCACCGAAATCTACAAAGGCTCGATCGCGTTCATCGTGCTCCAGTTGATCATGGTGGCCGCCATCATCATGGTCCCCTCCTTGGTCACCGGTGGCCTGCAAGAGGGGGTCAAAGTGGATGCTGATGCCGCCTTGGAGCAGATGCTTGAGAGCGAAAGTCAGACGCAAGATGACCAAGCCGATGACCTCAAGCCTGAAGGTGAGGATGCACCGGAGGATGATCCTGCCAAAGCCTTGGAAGCCGACATGAAGGCTGAAAAGAAGTAA
- a CDS encoding TRAP transporter small permease subunit, translating into MSFFLLISRGIDRLNQSVGLFTTWLILATTLISAGNAIVRKAFDSSSNALLEIQWYLFAAVFLLGAGYGLLKNSHVRIDFISSMLTPRTRNWIDVGGILLALFPFCAICIYLSWPLFMQAYNTGEMSSNAGGLIRWPVYALVPAGFALLMLQGVSELIKRLDFLLGQGEDVLSSEETMSDEQKELLELEKIAQQQAQGAR; encoded by the coding sequence ATGTCTTTTTTCTTGTTGATTTCGCGGGGCATTGACCGTTTGAATCAAAGCGTGGGGCTTTTCACCACTTGGTTGATTTTGGCCACGACCTTGATCAGTGCGGGCAACGCCATTGTGCGAAAGGCGTTTGATTCGAGTTCGAACGCGCTGCTGGAGATCCAGTGGTACCTGTTTGCGGCGGTGTTTTTGTTGGGTGCCGGTTACGGCCTGCTCAAAAACTCGCATGTGCGCATTGATTTCATCTCGTCCATGCTGACCCCGCGCACGCGCAACTGGATTGACGTGGGCGGCATCTTGCTGGCCTTGTTCCCTTTTTGCGCCATTTGCATTTACCTGTCTTGGCCCTTGTTCATGCAGGCTTACAACACGGGTGAAATGTCATCCAACGCTGGTGGCTTGATCCGCTGGCCTGTGTATGCGCTGGTGCCTGCCGGTTTTGCCTTGCTCATGCTGCAAGGCGTGTCTGAATTGATCAAGCGATTGGACTTTTTGTTGGGGCAGGGCGAAGACGTTTTGTCGTCTGAAGAGACCATGTCGGATGAGCAAAAGGAACTTTTGGAACTTGAAAAAATTGCGCAACAGCAAGCGCAGGGAGCACGTTGA
- a CDS encoding TRAP transporter substrate-binding protein: MDRRSIIKNAGIAGVLAAGAAPAVHAQAALRWRLTSSFPKALDTLFGVNDVFAAKVKEMTGGKFEITTHAAGELVPAFGTIDATKDGTVEMSNTAPYYYFGKDEVFALGCAIPFGLNSRQMTAWMLHGNGMKLMREHYNNYNIVNFVMGNTGAQMGGWFRKPIKSLKDFKGTKFRVGGFAGKVVERIGGVPQNIPGGEIYQALEKGTIDAAEWVGPYDDFKLGFHKVAKNYAYPGWWEGGPQLDLHINKKAYESLSSEYKAIIEAASSFAATDMQARYDARNAAALKNLVAGGAKLFPFPKDMMDAAFKESMALYDEIGAKNPGWKKIYADYSAFRKEANQWFRFTEARFDSYMQSAKL, encoded by the coding sequence ATGGATCGTCGTTCCATCATTAAAAACGCCGGCATCGCCGGTGTTTTGGCCGCAGGTGCTGCACCTGCCGTTCACGCTCAAGCCGCCTTGCGCTGGCGTCTGACATCCAGCTTCCCCAAGGCGCTGGACACACTGTTTGGCGTGAACGACGTGTTCGCGGCCAAGGTCAAAGAGATGACCGGTGGCAAGTTTGAGATCACCACCCACGCGGCCGGTGAATTGGTGCCCGCTTTCGGCACCATCGATGCCACCAAAGACGGCACCGTGGAAATGTCCAACACCGCGCCTTACTACTACTTTGGCAAGGACGAAGTCTTTGCCCTGGGTTGCGCCATTCCTTTCGGTCTGAACAGCCGCCAGATGACGGCTTGGATGCTGCACGGCAACGGCATGAAATTGATGCGCGAGCACTACAACAACTACAACATCGTCAACTTCGTGATGGGCAACACAGGTGCCCAAATGGGTGGCTGGTTCCGTAAACCCATCAAATCGTTGAAAGACTTCAAGGGCACCAAATTCCGTGTGGGCGGCTTTGCGGGCAAAGTGGTTGAGCGCATCGGTGGCGTGCCCCAGAACATTCCTGGTGGCGAGATTTACCAAGCCCTGGAAAAAGGCACGATCGATGCCGCCGAGTGGGTGGGTCCCTACGACGACTTCAAGTTGGGCTTCCACAAAGTGGCCAAAAACTACGCGTACCCAGGTTGGTGGGAAGGCGGTCCTCAGTTGGACCTGCACATCAACAAAAAAGCTTACGAAAGCTTGTCGAGCGAGTACAAGGCCATCATCGAGGCGGCATCCAGTTTTGCAGCCACCGACATGCAAGCCCGTTACGACGCACGCAACGCAGCCGCCCTCAAGAACTTGGTGGCTGGTGGTGCCAAGCTCTTCCCATTCCCCAAGGACATGATGGATGCGGCCTTCAAAGAGTCCATGGCGTTGTACGACGAAATCGGTGCCAAGAACCCAGGCTGGAAAAAGATCTACGCCGACTACTCGGCCTTCCGCAAGGAAGCCAACCAGTGGTTCCGTTTCACCGAAGCGCGCTTCGACAGCTACATGCAATCGGCCAAGCTGTAA
- a CDS encoding ABC transporter permease — MNTFSDSVQAALHLITSFDNALWVVVIRSLAVSATACLLAYGVGVALGAWLAVSRFRGRGAVLVGLNTLLALPSVVVGLVVYLLLSRTGPLGFLGWMFSFKAMVLAQFILVVPVVAALTRQVVEDVERQHGEQWASLGAGPWLRSLLLAWDERLALLTIGVTAFGRAISEVGAVMIVGGNIDGFTRVMTTAIALETSKGDLPLALGLGMVLLAVVLLLNALVAGLRLLGERRNARPAPVDREPGALA; from the coding sequence ATGAACACCTTCTCCGACAGCGTCCAGGCGGCGCTGCATCTCATCACTTCCTTCGATAACGCGCTTTGGGTGGTCGTCATTCGGTCTTTGGCCGTGAGTGCCACGGCTTGCTTGCTGGCCTATGGCGTGGGTGTGGCCTTGGGCGCCTGGCTGGCCGTCTCGCGTTTTCGCGGCAGGGGTGCCGTGCTGGTGGGTTTGAACACTTTGCTGGCGCTGCCTTCTGTGGTGGTGGGCTTGGTGGTGTATCTGCTGCTGTCTCGCACCGGGCCTTTGGGTTTTTTGGGCTGGATGTTCAGTTTCAAGGCCATGGTGCTGGCCCAGTTCATTTTGGTGGTGCCCGTGGTTGCAGCGCTCACGCGCCAGGTGGTCGAAGACGTGGAGCGCCAGCATGGCGAGCAGTGGGCTTCGCTCGGCGCTGGGCCTTGGCTGCGCAGCTTGCTGCTGGCCTGGGACGAACGGCTGGCCTTGCTCACCATTGGCGTGACCGCCTTTGGCCGCGCCATCTCGGAGGTGGGCGCGGTGATGATTGTGGGCGGCAACATCGACGGCTTCACGCGGGTCATGACCACCGCCATTGCATTGGAAACCAGCAAGGGCGATTTGCCGCTGGCGCTGGGGCTGGGTATGGTCTTGCTGGCGGTGGTGCTGCTGCTCAATGCGCTGGTGGCAGGGCTACGCC
- a CDS encoding substrate-binding domain-containing protein, producing MKHIDLSYQWVPPNMEGTRNRQSPLRNPLMDLLQAVRQAGSIGGAAKLLDLSYRHVWGELKRWEQSLGQPIIVWEKGQAARLTGFADKLLWAERQAQARLAPQINALQAELEKTFAVAFDPAHQALPIYASHDDALVMLREEAAAQSLHLDLRFCGSVDAIRALNEGRCHVAGFHAPWQPDAQSLVARTYKPLLKPGQHKLIGFATRSQGLMVAPGNPLRLNGLGDVVHARVRYVNRSPGTGTRLLLDQCLQVLGLQASDLMGYEQEENSHTAVAACIAAGQADAGLGIASAAQVHGLDFLPLYPERYWLVCLASALDTEPVRQLRALLSDPAWLARLQAMSGYTTNQDAGQVQSLRSMLPWWRFRSERMSKG from the coding sequence ATGAAGCACATCGATCTTTCCTATCAATGGGTCCCTCCGAATATGGAGGGAACGCGCAACCGCCAAAGTCCTTTGCGCAACCCCCTCATGGATTTGCTGCAAGCGGTGCGGCAAGCCGGCTCGATCGGTGGCGCGGCCAAGCTTCTCGATTTGTCTTACCGCCATGTTTGGGGTGAGCTCAAGCGCTGGGAACAATCCTTGGGTCAGCCAATCATCGTCTGGGAGAAAGGTCAGGCCGCCCGACTGACGGGTTTTGCGGACAAGTTGTTGTGGGCCGAGCGCCAGGCGCAAGCGCGCTTGGCCCCCCAAATCAATGCCTTGCAGGCCGAGCTGGAAAAAACGTTTGCGGTGGCTTTTGACCCTGCACACCAGGCCTTGCCCATTTACGCCAGCCATGATGATGCGCTGGTCATGCTGCGCGAAGAAGCTGCGGCCCAGTCCTTGCATCTGGACCTGCGCTTTTGCGGCAGCGTTGATGCCATCCGGGCCCTGAACGAGGGGCGATGCCATGTGGCGGGCTTTCATGCGCCGTGGCAGCCCGATGCGCAGTCCCTGGTGGCCCGCACCTACAAGCCTTTGCTCAAGCCCGGGCAGCACAAGCTGATTGGTTTTGCCACGCGTTCTCAAGGCTTGATGGTGGCTCCAGGCAATCCTCTGCGCTTGAATGGCCTGGGGGATGTGGTCCATGCAAGGGTCCGCTATGTCAACCGCAGCCCCGGCACCGGTACGCGATTGCTGTTGGACCAGTGCTTGCAGGTTTTGGGCTTGCAGGCATCCGACCTGATGGGTTATGAACAAGAAGAAAACTCGCACACCGCTGTGGCCGCTTGCATTGCTGCTGGACAGGCCGACGCGGGCTTGGGCATCGCCAGTGCGGCGCAGGTGCATGGGCTCGATTTTTTGCCTTTGTACCCGGAGCGTTATTGGTTGGTGTGTCTGGCGTCGGCCCTGGACACCGAACCTGTGCGGCAATTGCGCGCCTTGCTGAGCGATCCGGCTTGGTTGGCTCGTTTGCAAGCGATGTCGGGGTACACCACCAACCAGGATGCGGGGCAGGTCCAGTCCTTGCGCAGCATGCTGCCTTGGTGGCGATTCAGATCTGAACGGATGAGCAAGGGTTAA
- a CDS encoding polyprenyl synthetase family protein: MSVFDLKAWMQPHLDRVEQALSQGIAADSPAQLGQAMRYAVLDGGKRLRPLLVLATAEAVGDEARSAAALRAACAIELIHAYSLVHDDMPCMDNDVLRRGKPTVHVQFGEAQALLAGDALQTLAFEFLTPQDASVSTAVQAACVGLLARASGYQGMAGGQAIDLASVGQRLSEDQLRQMHRLKTGALLLCSVQMGAACVPGVLEPVPSALKRFGEALGLAFQVVDDVLDVTADSATLGKTAGKDEAADKPTYVALMGLDAAKAYADSLAAQAMQALADTGLPEARLAPLRALTAMVVERNN; this comes from the coding sequence ATGAGTGTTTTTGACCTCAAAGCCTGGATGCAGCCGCATCTGGACCGGGTTGAGCAGGCGCTGTCGCAAGGCATCGCCGCCGATTCGCCCGCCCAATTGGGCCAAGCCATGCGCTACGCCGTGCTCGACGGCGGCAAACGCCTGCGCCCCTTGCTGGTGCTGGCCACCGCCGAGGCCGTGGGCGATGAGGCCCGCAGCGCGGCAGCGCTCCGGGCCGCCTGCGCCATCGAGTTGATCCATGCTTATTCTTTGGTACACGATGACATGCCCTGCATGGACAACGATGTGCTGCGGCGCGGCAAACCCACGGTGCATGTGCAGTTTGGCGAGGCCCAGGCCCTGCTGGCGGGGGACGCCTTGCAGACCCTGGCCTTTGAGTTTTTGACCCCCCAGGACGCCAGCGTCAGCACTGCCGTGCAAGCCGCCTGCGTGGGTTTGTTGGCGCGGGCCTCGGGTTACCAGGGCATGGCCGGGGGGCAGGCGATAGACCTGGCCAGCGTGGGCCAGCGCCTGAGCGAAGACCAGCTGCGCCAGATGCACCGCCTCAAAACTGGGGCACTGCTGCTGTGCAGCGTGCAGATGGGCGCGGCCTGTGTGCCGGGCGTGCTCGAACCGGTTCCATCGGCTTTGAAGCGTTTCGGCGAGGCCCTGGGCCTGGCCTTTCAGGTGGTCGACGATGTCCTGGACGTGACGGCCGATTCGGCCACTCTGGGCAAGACTGCGGGCAAGGATGAAGCCGCTGACAAACCCACCTATGTCGCCCTGATGGGGCTGGATGCGGCCAAGGCCTATGCCGACAGCTTGGCGGCTCAGGCCATGCAGGCACTGGCCGATACCGGTTTGCCCGAAGCCCGTTTGGCCCCCTTGCGTGCGCTGACCGCCATGGTGGTAGAAAGAAACAACTGA
- a CDS encoding exodeoxyribonuclease VII small subunit, translating to MPKAAPTDPADAPAAPLPATYEAALAELESLVGQLESGQMPLDQLLTGYQRGAALLAFCRDKLKAVEDQIQVLDGGQLKPWSGA from the coding sequence ATGCCCAAGGCCGCCCCCACCGACCCCGCTGACGCCCCGGCAGCACCCCTGCCTGCCACGTACGAAGCGGCGCTGGCGGAGCTGGAGTCCTTGGTCGGTCAGCTCGAGTCGGGCCAAATGCCTTTGGACCAGCTCTTGACGGGCTACCAGCGCGGCGCAGCTTTGCTGGCGTTTTGCCGCGACAAGCTCAAGGCGGTGGAAGACCAGATTCAGGTCCTGGACGGCGGGCAACTCAAACCCTGGAGCGGTGCATGA
- the dxs gene encoding 1-deoxy-D-xylulose-5-phosphate synthase: MTDLLKTINQPADLRRLQRTDLPQLADELRHCVLDNVSKTGGHLSSNLGTVELTVALHYVFNTPEDRIVWDVGHQTYPHKILTGRRERMPTLRQFGGLSGFPRRDESEYDTFGTAHSSTSISAALGMAVAARQKGESRHSIAVIGDGAMTAGMAFEALNNAGVEECKLLVILNDNDMSISPPVGALNRYLAQLMSGRFYSAAKAGAKNVLKNAPPLFELAKRLEEHAKGMVVPATLFEKFGFNYIGPIDGHDLDSLIPTLENIKHLDGPQFLHVVTKKGQGYEKAEADPVAYHGPGKFDPNVGLVPAVTPAKTTFTQVFGQWLCDMAEKDMRLVGITPAMREGSGMVAFHQRFPKRYYDVGIAEQHAVTFAAGMACEGLKPVVAIYSTFLQRGYDQLIHDVALQNLPVVFALDRAGLVGADGATHAGAYDIAYIRCIPNMSLACPADERECRQLLSTAYAQNHPVAVRYPRGAGVGTEPGRDLDTLPFGKGEVRRQGEKVAILVFGTLLAPALQAAEALNATVVNMRWVKPLDVALLAQIAQSHERLVTVEEGCIMGGAGSAVGEALQQLNLQRSVLHLGLPDEFIEHGDPAKLLALQGLDAAGIEASIRQRWDH, from the coding sequence ATGACCGATTTGCTCAAGACCATCAACCAGCCCGCCGATCTGCGCCGCCTGCAGCGCACCGACTTGCCTCAATTGGCTGACGAGTTGCGCCACTGCGTGCTGGACAACGTGTCGAAAACCGGTGGGCACCTGAGCTCCAACTTGGGGACTGTCGAGTTGACGGTGGCTTTGCATTACGTCTTCAACACCCCAGAGGACCGCATCGTCTGGGATGTTGGGCACCAGACCTACCCGCACAAAATCCTCACAGGCCGTCGCGAGCGCATGCCCACGCTGCGCCAGTTTGGTGGTTTGTCGGGCTTTCCGCGCCGCGACGAGAGCGAGTACGACACTTTTGGCACGGCGCACTCGTCGACCAGCATTTCGGCCGCCTTGGGCATGGCCGTGGCCGCGCGCCAAAAAGGTGAATCGCGCCATTCAATTGCCGTGATTGGCGACGGCGCCATGACCGCCGGCATGGCCTTTGAGGCGCTGAACAACGCGGGCGTCGAAGAGTGCAAGCTCTTGGTGATCCTGAACGACAACGACATGTCGATCAGCCCGCCCGTGGGGGCCCTCAATCGCTACCTGGCCCAACTGATGAGCGGGCGGTTTTATTCGGCCGCCAAGGCCGGGGCCAAAAATGTGCTCAAAAATGCGCCCCCCTTGTTTGAGCTGGCCAAGCGTCTCGAGGAACACGCCAAAGGCATGGTGGTGCCCGCCACGCTGTTCGAGAAATTTGGCTTCAACTACATTGGCCCGATTGACGGGCATGACCTGGACTCGCTGATCCCGACCCTGGAGAACATCAAGCACTTGGATGGCCCGCAGTTTTTGCATGTGGTTACCAAAAAAGGCCAGGGCTATGAAAAGGCCGAAGCCGATCCGGTGGCTTACCACGGCCCCGGCAAGTTCGACCCGAATGTGGGCCTGGTGCCGGCGGTCACACCCGCCAAAACCACCTTCACCCAAGTGTTTGGCCAGTGGCTGTGCGACATGGCCGAGAAAGACATGCGCCTGGTCGGCATCACGCCCGCCATGCGCGAGGGCTCGGGCATGGTGGCTTTCCACCAGCGCTTTCCCAAGCGCTATTACGACGTGGGCATTGCCGAGCAGCACGCCGTGACCTTTGCCGCCGGTATGGCCTGCGAAGGCCTCAAGCCGGTGGTGGCCATTTACTCCACCTTTTTGCAGCGCGGCTACGACCAGCTGATCCACGACGTGGCGCTGCAAAATCTGCCGGTGGTGTTCGCACTGGACCGCGCGGGCCTGGTGGGGGCGGACGGGGCCACCCACGCGGGGGCCTACGACATCGCCTACATCCGATGCATCCCCAACATGAGCCTGGCCTGCCCGGCCGACGAGCGCGAATGCCGTCAGCTGCTGAGCACCGCTTACGCGCAAAACCACCCGGTGGCCGTGCGCTACCCGCGGGGCGCTGGCGTGGGCACCGAGCCCGGACGCGATCTGGACACCTTGCCCTTTGGCAAAGGCGAAGTGCGCCGCCAAGGCGAAAAAGTGGCCATTTTGGTTTTTGGCACCTTGCTGGCCCCGGCCTTGCAGGCTGCTGAAGCGCTCAATGCCACCGTGGTCAACATGCGCTGGGTCAAACCGCTGGATGTGGCGTTGCTGGCCCAAATCGCCCAAAGTCACGAGCGCTTGGTGACGGTGGAAGAGGGCTGCATCATGGGCGGCGCAGGCAGCGCGGTGGGCGAGGCCTTGCAGCAGCTGAACCTGCAGCGCTCGGTGTTGCACCTGGGCTTGCCCGATGAATTCATCGAGCATGGCGATCCGGCCAAGCTGTTGGCTTTGCAAGGCTTGGATGCCGCAGGCATCGAGGCTTCCATTCGACAACGTTGGGATCACTGA